One part of the Vicia villosa cultivar HV-30 ecotype Madison, WI linkage group LG6, Vvil1.0, whole genome shotgun sequence genome encodes these proteins:
- the LOC131611012 gene encoding uncharacterized protein LOC131611012: MDTNAPPDTEAKEVARGITIMKGIIRHRDQGLVYRLEWNSENQAIGPNSAKLTSYIGTLVRMHILVSVDKWNMKSLKLDAKKKAIWDELQRTFEIPDDRRRYILSLAGKRYRGWKAFLTNTYLKDKDGNFLEEAPGRPKKYEIFIGEKDWAEFVKQRDEDFRKRSATNSARASKPAYPYKKGRLGYARLDDKILEETKSEEPSLPVHVLWKEARVGKNQAVDPDVQRVYTECETLSQSVSTSEGSVLSRALDAPEYPGRVRGKGHGVTPTSFYKSPRRRSNLTNEEVLQKLQELQAQVSELQRDKEMYMREKCNTSSVKETSDKASINCQRKFPEGISSCQLYLSAPNYRLVGKGKVHNTLGDLLHHRPLPDGHLKVSVDVVVDHDAMLSVPDMVSETTLLRDAIGSFVEWPSELITISDETAPIKPAIKGTGILQEDESVASLKEASARDSQ; the protein is encoded by the exons atggatacaaatgctccacctgatactgaagcaaaagaagttgcacgaggcatcaccattatgaagggaatcattcgacatagagaccaaggattagtataccgattggaatggaattctgaaaatcaagcaattggtcctaattctgcaaagttgacaagttatattggtacacttgttcgtatgcatattctgGTCTCCGTAGataaatggaatatgaaaagtttaaagttggatgcgaaaaaaaaagcgatttgggacgagcttcag aggacttttgagataccagatgatcgtagacgctacatacttagtttggccggcaaaagatatagagggtggaaagcttttttgacaaacacctatcttaaggataaagatggaaactttcttgaagaggcaccgggacggccaaaaaagtatgagatcttcattggtgaaaaagattgggctgagtttgtaaagcaaagagatgaagactttcggaaaaggagtgccacgaatagtgcgagagcatcaaaacccgcgtatccatacaaaaaagggcgtttgggatatgcacgcttagatgataaaatt ttagaggagactaaaagtgaggaaccttcacttcctgtacatgtgttgtggaaggaagctcgtgtgggcaagaatcaagctgtcgatcccgatgttcagagagtttatactgaatgt gagaccttgtcgcaatcggtatccaccagtGAGGgaagcgtacttagtagagcactagatgctcctgagtatcccggtcgggtgaggggtaagggtcatggtgtgactccaacttctttttacaagagtcctaggagaagatcaaatcttaccaatgaagaagtgttgcaaaagttgcaggaattgcaagcacaagtctctgaattgcaaagagataaagagatgtatatgagagaaaagtgcaacacttcatcggtgaaagaaactagtgataaggctagtatcaactgtcaaaggaaatttcccgag ggcatttcatcttgccaactatacttatcggcaccgaattatcgactagttggcaagggaaaagtgcacaacactttgggagatttacttcaccatagaccgctcccggatggacacctgaaagtatcggtggatgttgtagtagatcatgatgcgatgctatcggtacctgacatggtctcagagacgacattgctgcgagatgcaataggatcatttgttgaatggccctcggagctcattaccattagtgatgag actgctcctataaaacccgcaattaagggtacagggattttacaggaggatgagtctgttgcatcactaaaagag gcatccgctcgggactCACAataa
- the LOC131611011 gene encoding uncharacterized protein LOC131611011, translated as MYKTWMKSNRLSKEYEKGVWEFVEFAVAHSEDPLRMLCPCSGCCYGGKVDGNKLASHLLRFGIDRSYTCWTMHGEKSNGNAESSCNRKYASNDDCTDTYDCDRVEEIAEALEEDLADCPKMFERLVSDAEKPLYDGCSKFTRLSAVLKLYNLKADNGWSDKSFTELLALMKDMLPEDNVLPNRPYEAKKMLSSIGMSYDKIHACPNDCVLFRNEYAALNECPKYGAPRYNTKFSPTKVLWYFPIIPRFRRMYRSETDSRHLTWHADERIIDGKLRHPADSPQWMKVDTDYPEFGKEARNLRLSLSTDGMNPHGIQSISHSTWPVILMIYNLPPWLCMKRKYMMLSMLISGPKQPGNDIDVYLAPLIEDLKFLWENGVEVYDGYRKESFNLRAMLFGTINDFPAYGNLSGYSNKGQKACPICEDETDTTRLELCQKNVFLGHRRFLNSNHHYRGWRKAFNGKAEHGTTPPFLLGDQIFEKVKDMSTQFGKPFAHSLVKGGWKKKSIFFELPYWKSLYVRHFLDVMHIEKNVFDNVIGTLLNIQGKSKDGLNIRKDMVNMGMRTELGPVTKGRRTYLPPAVYTLSRKEKKTLCKFLSEVKVPEGYSSDIRRLVSMKDLKLKSLKTHDCHVIMEHFLPIGIRSILPEKVRSAITKMCFFFRSICSRVVDPAILPTLQKEIVVTLCDLEMYFPPSFFDIMVHLVVHLVKETQLCGPAYMRWMYPAERYMKILKGYVKIRSRPEGCIAERYVVEEAVEFCTEYLSNVQSIGLPKSHIVEKKAGKRLIGNKVVTVSMVEHCVSSSVKLKFQKATLQILEDLCP; from the coding sequence ATGtataagacatggatgaaatcaaaccgattgtcgaaagagtacgagaaaggggtatgggaattcgttgagtttgcggttgcgcactccgaagacccgcttcgaatgctgTGTCCTTGCTCGGGTtgttgttatgggggtaaggttgacgggaataagttggcatcccatttactacggtttggaattgatagaagttatacatgttggacaatgcatggtgagaaaagtaacgggaatgctgagtcgagttgtaataggaagtatgcttcaaacgacgattgcacagacacatacgattgcgatcgagtcgaagagattgcagaagcgcttgaagaagatcttgcggattgtcccaaaatgtttgagaggttggtaagcgatgcagagaaaccgttgtatgatggttgttcaaaattcacaagattgtctgcggtgctaaagttgtacaacttaaaggcggacaatggatggtcggataaaagtttcacagagttattagcccttatgaaagatatgctaccagaggataatgttcttcccaatcgaccgtatgaagccaaaaagatgttgtcctctattggcatgagctatgataagatacatgcatgtccaaacgattgcgttttgtttcgaaacgagtatgccgcgttgaatgagtgtcctaaatatggtgcccctcgatataataCAAAGTTTTCTCCtactaaagtcttatggtattttcctataattccgagatttagacgcatgtatcgtagtgagaccgattcaagacacttgacttggcatgcagatgaaagaattattgacgGAAAGTtacgacatccggcagactcaccacaatggatgaaagttgatactgattatcctgaatttggaaaagaagcaagaaaccttcggttgtcattgtctactgatggaatgaacccgcatggtattcaaagtatctcgcatagcacatggcctgtgattcttatgatctataacctacctccgtggctatgtatgaagcgtaagtacatgatgttatctatgctaatttctgggcctaaacaaccagggaatgatatagacgtatacttggcacccttaatcgaagatttaaagtttttgtgggagaacggtgtggaggtttacgatgggtataggaaggaaagtttcaacttgagggcgatgttgtttggaacaattaatgattttccagcatacggaaatctatccgggtacagcaataaaggtcaaaaggcgtgtcctatttgtgaagacgaaaccgatacgacacgattggagctttgtcagaagaatgtctttctcggccatcgtagattcttaaattctaatcatcactaccgtgggtggagaaaagcattcaatggaaaggccgaacatggtacaaccccgccttttttgttaggtgatcaaatttttgaaaaggtgaaagatatgagcactcagtttggcaagccttttgcacattcacttgtcaagggtgggtggaagaagaagtcaattttttttgaacttccatattggaagtcgttgtacgtaagacatttcctggatgttatgcatattgaaaaaaatgtatttgacaacgtcataggtacgttactcaatatacaaggaaagtctaaggatggccttaacataaggaaggacatggtaaacatgggaatgagaactgaattgggacccgtgacgaaaggaagacgaacatatctgccacctgctgtttacactctatctagaaaggagaagaaaacattgtgtaagttcctcagtgaagttaaagttccagaaggctactcttcagatattagaagacttgtgtccatgaaagacctcaagttaaagagtttgaagacgcatgattgccatgttataatggaacattttttaccaataggtatacgttctattctgccagaaaaagtaagaagcgcaataactaagatgtgtttcttcttcaggtctatttgcagtagggtggtcgatcccgcgatcttaccaacattgcaaaaagagatagttgttactttatgtgatcttgaaatgtattttcctccctcgttttttgacataatggttcatctagtcgttcatcttgtgaaagagacacaattgtgcggaccagcttatatgagatggatgtaccctgctgaacgttatatgaaaatattaaaagggtacgtgaaaattagaagtcgaccggagggttgtattgccgaacgatacgttgttgaagaagcggttgagttttgtactgaatatctgtcaaatgttcaatcaattggactccccaaatctcatattgtcgaaaaaaaagcaggaaaaaggctaattggaaataaagttgtgacagtatcaatggtcgaacattgtgtaagttcctcagtgaagttaaagttccagaaggctactcttcagatattagaagacttgtgtccatga
- the LOC131615246 gene encoding uncharacterized protein LOC131615246, giving the protein MHINTSQYRPICLVGCMYKAISKLLVGRLKKVLHAIISPSQNAFVSGRQLLDGVVVANEVVDLVKIEGRRSILFNVDFEKAYDKVSWNFLRYIMDRMGFGVLWRTWVDILVFHSKMFVLVNGCPTKELVGLAGLVRKSVENSEFKGLDIKGECEVDILQFADDTLLVGEGSYRHVLAIKEVLSCKVEEGMFTFIGIVIGCNPRKVATWKPPEALWLETVCLKKDFPELYEKSSLKKVAVAGMGGGGGGYGRLGEWGMDLGELWD; this is encoded by the exons atgcacatcaacacatcccAGTATAGACCTATATGTTTGGTGGGATGCATGTACAAGGCTATTTCAAAACTTCTAGTTGGTAGGTTGAAAAAGGTTCTCCATGCGATTATCTCTCCTTCTCAAAATGCTTTTGTGTCGGGTAGACAACTTCTTGACGGAGTGGTGGTTGCAAATGAGGTTGTGGATTTAGTCAAAATAGAGGGAAGAAGGAGTATTTTATTCAATGTAGATTTTGAGAAAGCTTATGACAAAGTTTCTTGGAATTTCCTTAGGTATATTATGGATAGAATGGGGTTTGGTGTATTGTGGAGGACATGGGTGGATATCTTGGTTTTCCATAGTAAGATGTTCGTTTTGGTGAATGGGTGTCCAACAAAGGAGCTTGTG GGCCTAGCGGGTTTAGTGAGGAAATCAGTGGAGAATAGTGAATTCAAAGGTCTTGATATTAAGGGGGAGTGTGAGgtggatattctccaatttgcaGATGACACACTTTTAGTGGGTGAAGGGTCATATAGGCATGTTTTGGCTATCAAGGAG GTTCTTTCTTGCAAGGTGGAAGAGGGGATGTTTACTTTTATTGGTATTGTCATTGGGTGTAATCCGCGTAAGGTAGCGACTTGGAAGCCTCCT GAAGCGTTGTGGTTGGAAACGGTTTGTTTAAAGAAGGATTTTCCGGAATTATATGAGAAATCTAGTTTGAAGAAGGTGGCGGTGGCGGGTATGGGAGGTGGCGGTGGCGGGTATGGGAGGTTGGGTGAATGGGGTATGGACTTGGGGGAATTGTGGGATTAA